Part of the Augochlora pura isolate Apur16 chromosome 10, APUR_v2.2.1, whole genome shotgun sequence genome, ctcaatcgtaaaataataattatttgttaaaatcgCATATACAGAAAAGAAGTAAAGTTTATACTAATAATGCTACatactgaaaattattatttttattaacacgaaaacgaaaaatataatgtaacctATGATGGAGGTACGCGTGTTTATTTTGACCTAAGTTTATAACAAACGTATTCACTTTTTgaacttattaaattatataaaatttctatatatagatatagtaTAAGCTTTACTATACATAtgcattgtataattaaaagaatttgacTAATGTAAGTAATGTAagtgaatttcttattttagttattatgtGGTAGAGAAAAGGAGGGTAATTGAAGAGCTAGAAGGAACTATGGGGTCTCACAAACTGAAGTTTGCCAATAATTCAGATAGTTTTAATATGTCACAGTGGCTGGAAAAACTATTCAAAATATGTTGAATCAATAACTAATTTGTGTATTTAGAAATGCATAATGTAGACAAATATGATCATTAGAATTacgcaataaaataataatgaacaaaCAGTTATATTGATAAAGGACattttcactaataaattatGTGTAATTTGTTTTGTTAGACCTTTCCAAAGTGCTAAAATGAAACTAAGAAATTCTTCTTGAAAGCTTTCATAAAAGGTggttaattttttgtttttttttttactacaaCATAggtcgaaaaataaattttttagtagTATTTAGTTCATGAAATAGCGTGCATTTGCAAAACATGGATTTTGCTATACATTTCTAATTTGTCGCCCTGTGTTAAAGAGTACTCCATTACTGGTCCATACATACATAGTAGTAGCAAACGCTCAAACCgttcaacaaaatttattgtaagaGTAAAATAATCTCTAGAAATGCACAGCGGTGTCATCTAGGGACTGTAATCTGCTGCAAAGTGGTGGAGGGGAAACTTCACAAATGAGATTGGATGATGCCAATGGATTCCAATGGTAATTACCAATGGCTATGTCGCTAGTATTCCCCCCATCTCTCCTCATTTTATAGCACATTCCTGACCACCTCCACTGGTGTTTATTGCTATTTGATGATTGTGATTTGAAATAGCGTTATATGCTTCACAGACGTATTGTGCCTATATCCAGTATTTTTGAAACTAAAAATGTACGTAATGgtaacaaatgtaaaattaattgattagaTCGAAATGGATGAAAGGGGACAGGatgataaagataaaaatgttgtcgAAACTAATATCGAACAAGATAGTATATTAGACTTTAAAAGTCCGGAttcaaaaattgctaaaagtaaattatatgaattcgTCAAACCCAGCAATATAAAACAGAAGAGAAAAGtaacaacgaaattaaaaagtattccAAATAATCAAAATGATCCAAAATCGAagcagaaatttaaaaaagaaaactttgaTCATTCTGTAATATCTTCTTACTTtaagatacaaaataatgataatcatAACGATCCAAGTACTGATATGAAAGTAGCTTGTGTATGTCCTTTatgttttaaaacatttaaggATATAAACGCTCGTGCAGTTCACATGAAGATTTGCGCATGTAAAAACAACATttcaacaaaaaaattattagatgcTATTGAACTACAAAAGCGTCAAGaagatgaaagaaaattattaggttTACCTTCTGCACCAAGAGTGCAAGAAAAGAAGAAGTCTGTATTTCATAGAGCagtatgtattgtatatattcttaaatttattcgatatccTTCATGAAGTGAAATTTACTTTTTCACTTTCTatctaattgaaattttctatttttaagaaGAGTTTAGATGATGATTCTGATTTGAATCTTGCATTAGCATTGTCAAAGTCTCTTCAGGAAGCAAATGAggtattaaaattagtaaagTTAGACAGTTATTCAAACTAGATACAATTACatttgaaacaatagaaaCTATGTATGAATTGCAGGTGGGAGAAACTGAATGTACAAATATGAAACCTGTAATTCCTGTACAAAATAGGAAAAGTATATTCTTGCTTGATTTATAGATATAGTAGAGTCTTTCATATccatattaataagaaaacatTCAGATATATATAGTAGTATTTAAGGATCCTAAATCAGTTTGGCTACTAAGTCACATGTTTTCAATGTAAACACAACTATGTAATGTTACATTCTTCTATTTACCATCACAGCTTTTTCTTGGACCTTAAATaccaaaattgtttttatctcttttaatttttgaattctttaatatttttctaccagtaccataaaatgtttttgttttgttgTCACAGTGATGTACATAGATAACATTGTACATTGTTGCAGATATGGAATGCTCTACTGTAATGTTACCTTAAGAAATAGATCTGAAACAGTCTTTTTATACAGTGACATTTTTCTATCAGGAATACATAATGCATCCACTATTCTTCAAAGACGTACTCaagaagagagaaacagtATTCTAATTGAAAACATAGCAAAAATTCTTATGAATGATGAGCCATTTACTCAAATACCAAAAAAGGAAGCAATGTGCAATAAAAAACTTGCAATAAAAACTGATTTGAAAAGTTTTTTACTTCAGGATCTTTTTTGTGAggtattattatcatttgatcttgttatcatataataagcattaattaattgcaatttccatattatatgaattaaagAATGAAAAACTATGGGATAAAGCGGAATTACCTCAAGGCGAAACatctttttacatttcaaatttatcaGAACATATATTTCCACAAGAAAAAGGAGTGAAAGTAAGAGAGAAGtacacattatatattatgctGCAATTTATCAATTCATATTTGATTAACAATACATtcactttatttaaaacatactTATAGGAATGCAAAGAAGCTGGTAGAAATTCAAGTGAGAATGTGACAGAAAAAAGCGTAGATGAGAAAGGATTTTATAAAGTGTCACAGAACAATTTAGATTTGGTTAATGAAGAATGTGGAAATTGTAATGATAAGCAATATATTGATACTTTATCGAACAATTGGGGAAATGTTTTGAATGACAGTTCTGCtagtgatataataatatttgttgatgataataataaacatatttggGTGCACAAATTAGTTTTTTACGTACAGTGCTCTAACATACTACTTGATGTTATGCCCAATGATAATTTGCAATTTAGTACAATCAAGGAAAAGATATGCTGGCCTAATGTAACTTATAATATTGCCTTAgcatttttggaatttatttattgtggaACTATAAAGAAGCATTttaatatctgtaaaaatatactaaatctTCCGGCTTTAAGGAATTTAGCAAGACAGTATAAAGTAAAACATTTGTTTGCATATTTACAAAGAATAGAGATTGAAACTAAGCAACACTCAGAGATTCCAATAGAACATTCCGGAGGTAATGAATATGGAAGAATAGTAATTGCAAAAGAAAGTAATTTGAAAGAATACTCAATTGTAGAACATAAAGAAGCATTACATGAAGTTAAACAATCAAGCAAAGAGTGTTTggaaaatactttaaataactCTGAATCTTTtagaactgaaataaaaaattcggtGTTATCTACTACAAGTACATTGTCAGTAAAAGATAAATGTAAAAGTCTCATAAGTCCAATTAGGCAATATAATGGATCTCCAGATATGTTTGATGACTTTAATGATTCCATTACAAGTTATACAGGAAATTCTCTAAAtcgaataattgataaaaacaAATCACAAAGATTTGACGATGTTGACATTGTCGATACAATTGATCTAGCGATTGATaccgattttaatgaaatagaaGAACCTATATTATCCAAATCTATTGAAGACAATATGAATTGTTTAACAACTACACCACAGTCTAGCAGATCAAAGCGCAATAGTATAAAGAGTTCtgatattaaaagaacaaaaagtaatttgagtttatttattgaacaGTTTCAAGCGGAAAATGCAAAGTCAGATTTTGACACAGATTCTGatattacaataatgaaaGTATCACCAAAACTGAATAGAAATCCATTTAATGTACAATGTAGTAAATTTAATCagagtattatatttaataaaaccaacgaaatagtaaaagaaaaaataggcATAAAAACAGATGTTCTGAGTAAGTTTGATGGTGTTATTAATTCGTCATTGCAGTTAGATACAACATCCGAAGAATCTGATACCAATGTGAactttgaattaaattcaaagaATGATTCAACACCCTCATTAGAGGATAATGAAGACAGATATACACAAAAGTCTATGGAATGTAATTCGCTAAATAATAGCATAATTAGTacagaaaatacatttcaaaACTGTATTTCTCCTGTaacaaaaaattcattaaagaaTAGCATTGGTGATCGAGATGTAAACAGtagtatagaaaaatttattgaaagcgATTACGATAGTATTTTGACAGATTTTCATTCAGATGATGGTGAATTATCaatgtatacaaaatataagaaaaaacaTCAAAATAATAGCATAgtgaaatatcgaaattttataaaaaaaaaattactaaacaaCTCTGTAAAAAGTAGTTCAGAAGATGATTGCTGTGAAGTAAGAAACACTGTGAATACAGAAGACATTTCTATATTGTTGGATGAAGATATTCCTGACTTTACAATCATTtcggaaaagaagaaagacaaTCATTCCAATCTCCAGAAGTTTAGTTTATCATTTTCAGAATGTTCTACAGATGTCAACAGGGAACTTGATAATGAATTAAGGAGAACTAGTGATTCGAGCAAATTACGGTCTACTAAATCAGAACGTAATGTAGGTacggaaacaaaagaaaataatttttcagtattATTGCCAGAACGAAAATCGAAACAACTGAATTCGTCAGAGTTCTCCGTCTTAATATTATCTAGTCCAGAAATAGATATTGTTCCTTCAAATGTAAATacatgtaacaaaataatagatGATAATGTTTTGAATTTGAATGAGTGTGACAATACtgatttttttgaaaaagatatttatctGGCAAATGTTAATATTGACGATGATAACGACGATGATAATAGGATTAAAGGAACATCGATAATTGAagcaaataagaaaaataatgaatcaaTTACAACCAATAATGCTAATGTGATGCAATTAAAGAAATCATTAGCTACACCACAAGATATCAGAGCATTTAAAAGAAGATCTAAATCAGAAACAAATTTGAGTAATAATGgaaaacatgaaaatattattaaaaatgatacattttctttcaatacTGTAGAGCAGTCTCTATGTAGGTGTGGtcacaaacaaattttaaaagaagttAAATCTCCTATGATCACTAGGGACAGTTGTACACCTCCTCCTGATTACAATGGCATGAATATATCTGAACTTCAAGTAaggcaataaattatatatattaaagcaACTGAgataaattaagaataaacaAATCGAAAGTAACAAATtgtgaatttcattttaggtagaattacataaatatgGACTAAAAATGCAGAAACGAAGTCGGGctgtaaaattattgacaCATATTTATAATGAGTTACATCCTATAATTCCTTTAAAATCCAAAAAGGTAGAATCTGaacttgtaaatataaatagcgACGATGAAGAACcagcaaaaaaaagaaaaagtaacaatataaataaaagtaataattatagtaacagGTGTGGGAATAATTCATCAGCTTTGCAAAACAGGTATATTAAGtttatagtatacaatataatatatataaaaattatggtaAGAAGATTTAAATCTTTAGTACTGAAAAGTTGCCagtaaatatgataaatgaAGAGCGACAACTAGATGAAAATAAGTCATGTGCAACTGGTGGTgccttaaatattaaagatgcGTTTTTTGCATTAATAACGGACCagaaagaattatataataatattttaacttatGAGCCGTTATGCATCGATTCAATTTACTTCATGTTGAAAGAAAGAggtttcaaatacaaaaaggATACATTAATGGACTTTTTAGATGAGCAGGTAACATTagtatctttaaataaattatttaataaataagatattgaTAACACTTTGCTTTTAGTGTATTACATTCTATTCTCAAGACACAAAACAAAGCAGGAAGAAGAAAGTAGATTGTAACAGGAAAGGAATCAATAAAAAAGGTAGCATGGTGGATGATTAATGCAAGTGATATTACATGTACGTTgcaaaagttaattaaatagtGAACATACGAACAAATATTAGactgataataattttgttaaagactgtataatttataaaattattacattaatctgtactataatttataatcattgtCAATGTATTATGCATGTTGTTgcacattttaataaattaagaaagacAGTGgcagtttaaataaaatttctaattcacAACATTTTCTCATGATGATGCATAATTTAACGTATTTAGTTTTTGCAAAACCAAATTTTTACAGATGTTATGAACTTACAAATAGCTAAAACgacttaattaataaaaatttaagaaatcagAATGAGTAAGTAAATTACAagttttcttattttgtaaattacaaatgaggaattattaaattggtGAATGTttgctttcattttttaaaatatgtagttcattaaaagaaagaatagaaaaaaatagaacgaaataaaattggaatatgGTTATAATATTCTTCTACTTTGATTTGCATCTGCTGCAAtcatatgataaatattagtaatttcaCTTAACTAGGTCGAGGTAAGAGTCCATTCATTTTAGGTTGGAGAAATTCCTTTACAACGGTCGCTACCATTTCGTTAAGCGTAGTCTTTAGAAGTGTaagatttctaaaataaaaatagagattaTTTAAGAACAATGGATATTTGTATTATGGGttatttttgctttttaaCAGCTTACTTTTCTTCAGGAGTTGCGCATATTTCACTGTAGTACTTAATCTTAGGTTCTGTACCACTGGTTCTTAATGTTATTACTAAGccattattaaaagtaaatgttatcatttgatttgattttgaaactggtagaatatttttcgatttcgtGTTGTCATAACCACTTGTCAGATCACGAACACCTACTATTGAGTATTTTCCATTGAGGATATTTGTTGGATactaaaaatggaaataattgtaGTAAGTACACCAGCTGAAAACGTCGCAGCTATTCAATCTAGCTCGATTTTTATACATCTTACTTACAACgtattattacaatgtatttCTATCCGGAAATTTCTAAACAAATGGCGTAAGATAATAAAGGGATTGTACAGCCGGAATGG contains:
- the LOC144476369 gene encoding uncharacterized protein LOC144476369 isoform X3, giving the protein MDINARAVHMKICACKNNISTKKLLDAIELQKRQEDERKLLGLPSAPRVQEKKKSVFHRAKSLDDDSDLNLALALSKSLQEANEVGETECTNMKPVIPVQNRKRIHNASTILQRRTQEERNSILIENIAKILMNDEPFTQIPKKEAMCNKKLAIKTDLKSFLLQDLFCENEKLWDKAELPQGETSFYISNLSEHIFPQEKGVKECKEAGRNSSENVTEKSVDEKGFYKVSQNNLDLVNEECGNCNDKQYIDTLSNNWGNVLNDSSASDIIIFVDDNNKHIWVHKLVFYVQCSNILLDVMPNDNLQFSTIKEKICWPNVTYNIALAFLEFIYCGTIKKHFNICKNILNLPALRNLARQYKVKHLFAYLQRIEIETKQHSEIPIEHSGGNEYGRIVIAKESNLKEYSIVEHKEALHEVKQSSKECLENTLNNSESFRTEIKNSVLSTTSTLSVKDKCKSLISPIRQYNGSPDMFDDFNDSITSYTGNSLNRIIDKNKSQRFDDVDIVDTIDLAIDTDFNEIEEPILSKSIEDNMNCLTTTPQSSRSKRNSIKSSDIKRTKSNLSLFIEQFQAENAKSDFDTDSDITIMKVSPKLNRNPFNVQCSKFNQSIIFNKTNEIVKEKIGIKTDVLSKFDGVINSSLQLDTTSEESDTNVNFELNSKNDSTPSLEDNEDRYTQKSMECNSLNNSIISTENTFQNCISPVTKNSLKNSIGDRDVNSSIEKFIESDYDSILTDFHSDDGELSMYTKYKKKHQNNSIVKYRNFIKKKLLNNSVKSSSEDDCCEVRNTVNTEDISILLDEDIPDFTIISEKKKDNHSNLQKFSLSFSECSTDVNRELDNELRRTSDSSKLRSTKSERNVGTETKENNFSVLLPERKSKQLNSSEFSVLILSSPEIDIVPSNVNTCNKIIDDNVLNLNECDNTDFFEKDIYLANVNIDDDNDDDNRIKGTSIIEANKKNNESITTNNANVMQLKKSLATPQDIRAFKRRSKSETNLSNNGKHENIIKNDTFSFNTVEQSLCRCGHKQILKEVKSPMITRDSCTPPPDYNGMNISELQVELHKYGLKMQKRSRAVKLLTHIYNELHPIIPLKSKKVESELVNINSDDEEPAKKRKSNNINKSNNYSNRCGNNSSALQNSTEKLPVNMINEERQLDENKSCATGGALNIKDAFFALITDQKELYNNILTYEPLCIDSIYFMLKERGFKYKKDTLMDFLDEQCITFYSQDTKQSRKKKVDCNRKGINKKGSMVDD
- the LOC144476369 gene encoding uncharacterized protein LOC144476369 isoform X2, with protein sequence MDERGQDDKDKNVVETNIEQDSILDFKSPDSKIAKSKLYEFVKPSNIKQKRKVTTKLKSIPNNQNDPKSKQKFKKENFDHSVISSYFKIQNNDNHNDPSTDMKVACVCPLCFKTFKDINARAVHMKICACKNNISTKKLLDAIELQKRQEDERKLLGLPSAPRVQEKKKSVFHRASLDDDSDLNLALALSKSLQEANEVGETECTNMKPVIPVQNRKRIHNASTILQRRTQEERNSILIENIAKILMNDEPFTQIPKKEAMCNKKLAIKTDLKSFLLQDLFCENEKLWDKAELPQGETSFYISNLSEHIFPQEKGVKECKEAGRNSSENVTEKSVDEKGFYKVSQNNLDLVNEECGNCNDKQYIDTLSNNWGNVLNDSSASDIIIFVDDNNKHIWVHKLVFYVQCSNILLDVMPNDNLQFSTIKEKICWPNVTYNIALAFLEFIYCGTIKKHFNICKNILNLPALRNLARQYKVKHLFAYLQRIEIETKQHSEIPIEHSGGNEYGRIVIAKESNLKEYSIVEHKEALHEVKQSSKECLENTLNNSESFRTEIKNSVLSTTSTLSVKDKCKSLISPIRQYNGSPDMFDDFNDSITSYTGNSLNRIIDKNKSQRFDDVDIVDTIDLAIDTDFNEIEEPILSKSIEDNMNCLTTTPQSSRSKRNSIKSSDIKRTKSNLSLFIEQFQAENAKSDFDTDSDITIMKVSPKLNRNPFNVQCSKFNQSIIFNKTNEIVKEKIGIKTDVLSKFDGVINSSLQLDTTSEESDTNVNFELNSKNDSTPSLEDNEDRYTQKSMECNSLNNSIISTENTFQNCISPVTKNSLKNSIGDRDVNSSIEKFIESDYDSILTDFHSDDGELSMYTKYKKKHQNNSIVKYRNFIKKKLLNNSVKSSSEDDCCEVRNTVNTEDISILLDEDIPDFTIISEKKKDNHSNLQKFSLSFSECSTDVNRELDNELRRTSDSSKLRSTKSERNVGTETKENNFSVLLPERKSKQLNSSEFSVLILSSPEIDIVPSNVNTCNKIIDDNVLNLNECDNTDFFEKDIYLANVNIDDDNDDDNRIKGTSIIEANKKNNESITTNNANVMQLKKSLATPQDIRAFKRRSKSETNLSNNGKHENIIKNDTFSFNTVEQSLCRCGHKQILKEVKSPMITRDSCTPPPDYNGMNISELQVELHKYGLKMQKRSRAVKLLTHIYNELHPIIPLKSKKVESELVNINSDDEEPAKKRKSNNINKSNNYSNRCGNNSSALQNSTEKLPVNMINEERQLDENKSCATGGALNIKDAFFALITDQKELYNNILTYEPLCIDSIYFMLKERGFKYKKDTLMDFLDEQCITFYSQDTKQSRKKKVDCNRKGINKKGSMVDD
- the LOC144476369 gene encoding uncharacterized protein LOC144476369 isoform X1, yielding MDERGQDDKDKNVVETNIEQDSILDFKSPDSKIAKSKLYEFVKPSNIKQKRKVTTKLKSIPNNQNDPKSKQKFKKENFDHSVISSYFKIQNNDNHNDPSTDMKVACVCPLCFKTFKDINARAVHMKICACKNNISTKKLLDAIELQKRQEDERKLLGLPSAPRVQEKKKSVFHRAKSLDDDSDLNLALALSKSLQEANEVGETECTNMKPVIPVQNRKRIHNASTILQRRTQEERNSILIENIAKILMNDEPFTQIPKKEAMCNKKLAIKTDLKSFLLQDLFCENEKLWDKAELPQGETSFYISNLSEHIFPQEKGVKECKEAGRNSSENVTEKSVDEKGFYKVSQNNLDLVNEECGNCNDKQYIDTLSNNWGNVLNDSSASDIIIFVDDNNKHIWVHKLVFYVQCSNILLDVMPNDNLQFSTIKEKICWPNVTYNIALAFLEFIYCGTIKKHFNICKNILNLPALRNLARQYKVKHLFAYLQRIEIETKQHSEIPIEHSGGNEYGRIVIAKESNLKEYSIVEHKEALHEVKQSSKECLENTLNNSESFRTEIKNSVLSTTSTLSVKDKCKSLISPIRQYNGSPDMFDDFNDSITSYTGNSLNRIIDKNKSQRFDDVDIVDTIDLAIDTDFNEIEEPILSKSIEDNMNCLTTTPQSSRSKRNSIKSSDIKRTKSNLSLFIEQFQAENAKSDFDTDSDITIMKVSPKLNRNPFNVQCSKFNQSIIFNKTNEIVKEKIGIKTDVLSKFDGVINSSLQLDTTSEESDTNVNFELNSKNDSTPSLEDNEDRYTQKSMECNSLNNSIISTENTFQNCISPVTKNSLKNSIGDRDVNSSIEKFIESDYDSILTDFHSDDGELSMYTKYKKKHQNNSIVKYRNFIKKKLLNNSVKSSSEDDCCEVRNTVNTEDISILLDEDIPDFTIISEKKKDNHSNLQKFSLSFSECSTDVNRELDNELRRTSDSSKLRSTKSERNVGTETKENNFSVLLPERKSKQLNSSEFSVLILSSPEIDIVPSNVNTCNKIIDDNVLNLNECDNTDFFEKDIYLANVNIDDDNDDDNRIKGTSIIEANKKNNESITTNNANVMQLKKSLATPQDIRAFKRRSKSETNLSNNGKHENIIKNDTFSFNTVEQSLCRCGHKQILKEVKSPMITRDSCTPPPDYNGMNISELQVELHKYGLKMQKRSRAVKLLTHIYNELHPIIPLKSKKVESELVNINSDDEEPAKKRKSNNINKSNNYSNRCGNNSSALQNSTEKLPVNMINEERQLDENKSCATGGALNIKDAFFALITDQKELYNNILTYEPLCIDSIYFMLKERGFKYKKDTLMDFLDEQCITFYSQDTKQSRKKKVDCNRKGINKKGSMVDD